The following are encoded together in the Streptomyces tsukubensis genome:
- a CDS encoding acetyl-CoA C-acetyltransferase has product MPEAVIVSAARSPIGRAFKGSLKELRPDDLTATIIKTALDKVPGLDPRDIDDLMLGCGLPGGEQGHNLGRVVAVQMGMDHLPGCTVTRYCSSSLQTSRMAMHAIKAGEGDVFISAGVEMVSRSVKGTSDGLPDTHNPLFADAEARTEAVAHSEGSTWHDPREDGLIPDAYIAMGQTAENLARAKGVTRQDMDEFGVRSQNLAEDALKNGFWEREITPVTLPDGTVVSKDDGPRAGVTVEGVAGLKPVFRPDGLVTAGNCCPLNDGAAALVIMSDTKARELGLTPLARIVSTGVTGLSPEIMGLGPVEASRQALSRAGLTVDDIDLVEINEAFAAQVVPSYRELGIDIDRLNVNGGAIAVGHPFGMTGARITGTLINSLQFHDKQFGLETMCVGGGQGMAMVIERLS; this is encoded by the coding sequence ATGCCCGAAGCCGTGATCGTCTCAGCCGCCCGCTCACCGATCGGCCGCGCCTTCAAGGGGTCCCTCAAGGAGCTGCGCCCGGACGACCTGACCGCCACGATCATCAAGACCGCACTGGACAAGGTCCCTGGCCTGGACCCGCGCGACATCGACGACCTGATGCTGGGCTGCGGCCTGCCCGGCGGCGAGCAGGGCCACAATCTGGGCCGCGTCGTCGCCGTACAGATGGGAATGGACCATCTCCCCGGCTGTACGGTCACCCGCTACTGTTCCTCGTCGCTCCAGACCTCCCGTATGGCGATGCATGCCATCAAGGCAGGCGAGGGTGACGTGTTCATCTCGGCGGGCGTCGAGATGGTGTCCCGTTCGGTGAAGGGCACCTCCGACGGTCTGCCCGACACCCACAACCCGCTCTTCGCCGACGCCGAGGCCCGCACCGAGGCCGTGGCGCACAGCGAGGGCTCGACCTGGCACGACCCGCGCGAGGACGGCCTGATCCCCGACGCCTACATCGCGATGGGCCAGACCGCGGAGAACCTGGCGCGGGCCAAGGGCGTCACGCGCCAGGACATGGACGAGTTCGGCGTACGTTCGCAGAACCTCGCCGAGGACGCGCTCAAGAACGGCTTCTGGGAGCGGGAGATCACCCCGGTCACGCTGCCCGACGGCACGGTCGTGTCCAAGGACGACGGGCCGCGCGCGGGCGTCACCGTGGAGGGTGTCGCGGGGCTGAAGCCGGTGTTCCGCCCCGACGGACTGGTCACGGCGGGCAACTGCTGCCCGCTGAACGACGGTGCGGCGGCGCTCGTCATCATGTCGGACACGAAGGCGCGCGAGCTGGGCCTGACACCGCTGGCCAGGATCGTATCGACGGGCGTCACCGGGCTCTCGCCCGAGATCATGGGCCTCGGGCCGGTGGAGGCGAGCAGGCAGGCGCTGTCCCGCGCGGGGCTGACCGTGGACGACATCGACCTGGTCGAGATCAACGAGGCGTTCGCCGCGCAGGTCGTCCCCTCCTACCGCGAACTGGGCATCGACATCGACCGCCTGAACGTCAACGGCGGCGCCATCGCCGTCGGCCACCCCTTCGGTATGACGGGCGCCCGCATCACGGGGACCCTGATCAACAGCCTCCAGTTCCACGACAAGCAGTTCGGCCTGGAGACGATGTGCGTCGGCGGAGGCCAGGGCATGGCCATGGTGATCGAGCGCTTGAGCTGA
- a CDS encoding ABC transporter permease produces MLRTALRNVLAHKARLLMTVLAVMLGVAFVSGTLVFTNTISDAYQKSSAQGFDHVDVAVEPGDRQDAGDRLGKRPELTDALLARTAKVEGAQSALGAVNGFAALADKHGKLVGDGFSTRGGNYWSGEDGSGKDPRYPLTKGHAPKGSGEVAIDSETAARTGYGVGDTVRMSVDGPVLPLKVSGVFSTGDGTVSAGGSLALFDTATAQRLFHPEGGYDEIDVAAAPGVSQTELKSALDKALPGDGFDTTTGQRLADDQAEQVASGMDGMRTGLLVFAGIALFVGIFIIANTFTMLVAQRTKELALLRAVGASRKQVTRSVLAEALVVGAVAAVVGLAAGIGIGAGLRALMGTFGQSVPEGPLVVSPSTVVASLLVGIVVTVLAAWLPGRRAAKIPPVAAMSSVHATATTRSLVVRNTIGALLAGVGVAGVLGGASMGMDSGKPPMGLGAVLLVIGIFVLTPLLSRPLIAAASPLLRLFGVSGKLARQNSVRNPRRTAATASALMIGLTLITGLTVIAGSMQKAIDNMATSALKADYVVSMANFNTLSPDVEKKLAGVDGVTASSPMRNAPARIGGETEQLTGVDGSAIRDLADLSFHDGTFSVKGEQVVVDADTAKSHHWKAGSTFDAGYEDGKEQRLTVAGVYEGNELIRGILLDTATLSTHQKDPADTQVMVKTASGPSDGAKDRLEKALGNNPGIQVQDKKDVSEDIAQVFTLMLNMLYGLLAMAVIVAVLGVVNTLAMSVFERAQEIGMLRAIGLDRRGIKRMVRLESLVIAVFGGVLGIGLGVFFGWAVGRLIGGSVETYELVLPWGRMVIFLALAAVVGILAALWPARRAARMNMLAAIKAE; encoded by the coding sequence ATGCTCCGTACCGCTCTGCGCAACGTGCTCGCGCACAAGGCCAGACTGCTGATGACCGTCCTCGCCGTGATGCTCGGCGTGGCCTTCGTGTCCGGCACGCTGGTCTTCACCAACACCATCTCCGACGCGTACCAGAAGAGTTCCGCCCAGGGCTTCGACCACGTCGACGTCGCCGTCGAGCCGGGTGACCGTCAGGACGCGGGAGACCGGCTGGGCAAGCGTCCCGAACTCACCGACGCGCTGCTCGCCCGCACCGCGAAGGTGGAGGGCGCGCAGTCCGCGCTCGGTGCCGTCAACGGTTTCGCCGCTCTCGCCGACAAGCACGGCAAGCTCGTCGGCGACGGGTTCTCCACTCGCGGTGGCAATTACTGGTCCGGCGAGGACGGCAGCGGCAAGGACCCGCGCTACCCGCTCACCAAGGGCCACGCCCCGAAGGGGTCCGGCGAGGTCGCCATCGACTCCGAGACCGCCGCCCGTACGGGATACGGCGTCGGGGACACCGTGCGGATGTCCGTGGACGGGCCCGTGCTCCCCCTCAAGGTCTCCGGTGTCTTCTCCACCGGCGACGGCACGGTCTCCGCGGGCGGCAGCCTCGCGCTGTTCGACACCGCCACCGCCCAGCGCCTCTTCCACCCGGAGGGCGGATACGACGAGATCGACGTGGCCGCCGCGCCCGGCGTCTCGCAGACCGAGCTGAAGTCGGCCCTCGACAAGGCCCTGCCCGGCGACGGTTTCGACACCACCACGGGTCAGCGGCTCGCCGACGACCAGGCCGAGCAGGTCGCCTCCGGCATGGACGGCATGCGCACCGGGCTGCTCGTCTTCGCCGGGATCGCGCTCTTCGTCGGCATCTTCATCATCGCCAACACCTTCACCATGCTGGTCGCCCAGCGCACCAAGGAACTGGCGCTGCTGCGGGCCGTGGGCGCCTCGCGCAAGCAGGTGACCCGTTCCGTGCTGGCGGAAGCGCTGGTCGTGGGAGCCGTCGCCGCCGTCGTGGGACTCGCTGCCGGTATCGGTATCGGGGCGGGGCTGCGCGCCCTGATGGGCACCTTCGGCCAGTCCGTGCCCGAGGGGCCCCTTGTCGTCTCGCCCAGTACCGTCGTCGCCTCCCTCCTGGTGGGCATCGTCGTCACCGTCCTCGCCGCGTGGCTGCCCGGCCGCCGCGCCGCGAAGATCCCGCCGGTCGCCGCCATGAGCAGCGTGCACGCCACCGCCACGACCCGCTCCCTGGTGGTACGCAACACCATCGGCGCCCTCCTCGCGGGCGTGGGTGTCGCGGGTGTCCTCGGCGGCGCGTCCATGGGCATGGACTCCGGGAAGCCGCCCATGGGACTCGGCGCCGTACTGCTGGTCATCGGAATCTTCGTACTCACGCCGCTGCTGTCGCGCCCCCTGATCGCCGCCGCTTCGCCGCTCCTGCGGCTCTTCGGGGTGTCGGGCAAGCTCGCCAGGCAGAACTCGGTACGCAACCCGCGCCGCACCGCCGCCACGGCCTCCGCGCTGATGATCGGACTCACGCTGATCACCGGTCTGACCGTGATCGCGGGCTCCATGCAGAAGGCCATCGACAACATGGCCACCTCCGCCCTCAAGGCGGACTACGTGGTCAGCATGGCCAACTTCAACACCCTCTCCCCCGACGTGGAGAAGAAGCTCGCCGGTGTGGACGGTGTCACCGCGAGCAGCCCCATGCGGAACGCCCCGGCCAGGATCGGCGGCGAGACCGAGCAGCTGACCGGCGTCGACGGCTCCGCCATCCGGGACCTCGCCGACCTCTCCTTCCACGACGGCACGTTCTCCGTCAAGGGCGAGCAGGTCGTGGTGGACGCGGACACGGCCAAGAGCCACCACTGGAAGGCGGGCTCGACCTTCGACGCGGGATACGAGGACGGCAAGGAGCAGCGGCTCACCGTCGCCGGTGTCTACGAGGGCAATGAGCTGATCAGGGGCATCCTCCTGGACACCGCCACCCTCTCCACGCACCAGAAGGACCCTGCCGACACGCAGGTCATGGTCAAGACGGCGAGCGGCCCCTCGGACGGGGCCAAGGACCGGCTGGAGAAGGCGCTCGGCAACAACCCCGGCATCCAGGTCCAGGACAAGAAGGACGTGTCCGAGGACATCGCCCAGGTGTTCACGCTGATGCTGAACATGCTCTACGGGCTGCTCGCGATGGCCGTCATCGTCGCCGTGCTCGGTGTCGTCAACACCCTCGCGATGTCCGTCTTCGAGCGGGCGCAGGAGATCGGCATGCTGCGCGCCATCGGCCTCGACCGCAGGGGCATCAAGCGGATGGTGCGGCTGGAGTCCCTGGTCATCGCCGTCTTCGGCGGTGTACTCGGCATCGGGCTCGGCGTCTTCTTCGGCTGGGCCGTGGGCCGTCTGATCGGCGGCTCCGTGGAGACCTACGAGCTGGTGCTGCCGTGGGGCCGGATGGTGATCTTCCTGGCCCTGGCCGCCGTGGTCGGCATCCTGGCCGCGCTGTGGCCCGCGAGGCGCGCGGCCCGTATGAACATGCTGGCCGCCATCAAGGCGGAGTAG
- a CDS encoding cystathionine beta-synthase: MQFHDSMISLVGNTPLVKLHHVTAGIQATVLAKVEYFNPGGSVKDRIALRMIEAAEESGELLPGGTIVEPTSGNTGVGLAIVAQQKGYKCVFVCPDKVSTDKINVLRAYGAEVVVCPTAVDPDHPDSYYNVSDRLVRDTPNAWKPDQYSNPNNPLSHYHSTGPELWEQTDHKITHFVAGVGTGGTISGTGRYLKEVSGGRVKIVGADPEGSVYSGGSGRPYLVEGVGEDFWPTAYDASVTDEIVAVSDKDSFRMTRRLAKEEGLLVGGSCGMAVVGALEVAAGLGPDDVVVVLLPDSGRGYLSKIFNDEWMNDYGFLEQDGDEPRVADVLERKEGGLPELVHMHPEETVGEAIEVLREYGVSQMPIVKPGAGHPDVMAAEVIGSVVERELLDALFAQRASLGDPLEKHMSPPLPQVGSGEPVADLMAVLGSADAAVVLVEGKPKGVVSRQDLLAFLAREAGREA; encoded by the coding sequence GTGCAATTCCACGACTCGATGATCAGCCTCGTCGGCAACACCCCGCTGGTGAAGCTCCACCATGTGACAGCGGGTATCCAGGCGACCGTCCTCGCCAAGGTCGAATACTTCAATCCAGGCGGCTCCGTGAAGGACCGGATCGCCCTGCGCATGATCGAGGCGGCCGAGGAGAGCGGCGAACTGCTCCCCGGTGGCACCATCGTCGAGCCGACCAGCGGAAACACCGGGGTCGGCCTGGCGATCGTGGCCCAGCAGAAGGGCTACAAGTGCGTTTTCGTCTGCCCGGACAAGGTGTCCACCGACAAGATCAACGTGCTGAGGGCCTACGGCGCCGAGGTCGTCGTCTGCCCCACGGCCGTAGACCCCGACCACCCCGACTCGTACTACAACGTGTCGGACCGGCTCGTACGCGACACGCCGAACGCCTGGAAGCCGGACCAGTACTCGAACCCGAACAACCCTCTCTCGCACTATCACTCGACCGGCCCTGAACTCTGGGAACAGACCGACCACAAAATCACCCATTTCGTGGCCGGGGTCGGCACCGGAGGGACCATTTCCGGTACCGGCCGCTACCTGAAGGAAGTATCGGGCGGACGGGTGAAGATCGTCGGGGCCGACCCCGAAGGCTCGGTCTACTCGGGCGGGTCCGGTCGCCCGTACCTCGTCGAGGGGGTCGGTGAGGACTTCTGGCCCACCGCCTACGACGCGAGCGTCACCGACGAGATCGTCGCCGTCTCCGACAAGGACTCCTTCCGGATGACGCGGCGCCTGGCCAAGGAGGAAGGGCTGCTCGTCGGCGGCTCCTGCGGGATGGCCGTCGTGGGCGCCCTGGAGGTCGCGGCCGGGCTCGGCCCCGACGACGTGGTCGTCGTGCTCCTCCCCGACAGCGGACGCGGCTACCTCAGCAAGATCTTCAACGACGAGTGGATGAACGACTACGGCTTCCTTGAGCAGGACGGCGACGAGCCCCGCGTCGCCGACGTGCTGGAGCGCAAGGAGGGCGGGCTGCCCGAACTGGTGCACATGCACCCCGAGGAGACCGTCGGCGAGGCCATCGAGGTGCTGCGCGAGTACGGCGTCTCCCAGATGCCCATCGTGAAGCCCGGCGCGGGCCACCCCGACGTCATGGCCGCCGAGGTCATCGGCTCGGTCGTCGAACGCGAACTCCTCGACGCGCTCTTCGCCCAGCGCGCCTCACTCGGCGACCCGCTGGAGAAGCACATGTCGCCGCCGCTGCCGCAGGTCGGCTCGGGCGAACCGGTGGCGGACCTCATGGCCGTACTCGGCAGCGCCGACGCGGCGGTCGTCCTGGTCGAGGGCAAGCCGAAGGGTGTCGTGAGCAGGCAGGACCTGCTGGCGTTCCTCGCCAGGGAAGCGGGGCGCGAGGCGTAA
- a CDS encoding class I SAM-dependent methyltransferase has protein sequence MQDAALRLTTLAEQLLGAPLPVRVRAWDGSESGPPGGPVLIFRSRRALRRLLWKPGELGLARAWVSGDLQVEGDLYEALDQLAELIWERGEDAKTAFESVRDPSVRAAARGLVALAGPYLPPPPPAEEMRRTRRGHLHTKRSDKQAISHHYDVGNDFYELVLGPSMVYSCAYWEPEGTLESAQHDKLELISDKLALTPGQRLLDVGCGWGSMAIHAAREHGVSVVGITLSNEQAAFARKRVAEEGLTDRVEIRVQDYRDVTDGPFDAISSIGMAEHVGAARYQEYAHDVFSLLKPGGRLLNHQIARRPRRNEETYEVDKFIDAYVFPDGELAPVGSTASLLENAGFEIRDMESIREHYALTLRRWVTNLERNWTQAVRLTSPGRARIWRLYMAASALAFERNRIGVNQILAVRTPESGDSGLPLRPRTWHN, from the coding sequence ATGCAAGACGCCGCGTTGCGGCTCACGACTCTCGCCGAACAGCTGCTGGGAGCCCCGCTCCCGGTCCGCGTTCGCGCCTGGGACGGCAGCGAGTCGGGTCCGCCCGGCGGTCCTGTCCTTATTTTCCGTAGCCGTCGCGCCCTCCGCAGGCTGCTGTGGAAGCCGGGCGAGCTGGGCCTCGCCCGTGCTTGGGTCTCGGGCGACCTCCAGGTCGAGGGCGACCTCTACGAGGCGCTCGACCAGCTCGCGGAACTGATCTGGGAGCGCGGTGAGGACGCGAAGACCGCTTTCGAATCGGTCCGTGACCCCTCCGTACGCGCCGCCGCACGCGGTCTCGTCGCCCTCGCGGGCCCCTACCTCCCGCCGCCCCCGCCGGCCGAGGAGATGCGCAGGACCCGCCGCGGCCACCTGCACACCAAGCGCAGCGACAAGCAGGCCATCAGCCACCACTACGACGTCGGCAACGACTTCTACGAACTGGTGCTCGGCCCGTCGATGGTCTACTCGTGCGCGTACTGGGAGCCCGAGGGCACCCTGGAGAGCGCCCAGCACGACAAGCTCGAACTGATCAGCGACAAGCTCGCCCTCACCCCGGGCCAGCGCCTGCTCGACGTGGGCTGCGGCTGGGGCTCGATGGCCATCCACGCGGCCCGCGAGCACGGGGTGAGTGTCGTCGGCATCACCCTCTCCAATGAGCAGGCCGCCTTCGCCCGCAAGCGCGTCGCGGAGGAGGGGCTGACCGACCGGGTCGAGATCCGCGTCCAGGACTACCGCGATGTGACCGACGGGCCCTTCGACGCCATCTCCTCGATCGGCATGGCGGAGCACGTCGGAGCCGCGCGCTACCAGGAGTACGCCCACGACGTGTTCTCCCTGCTCAAGCCCGGCGGCCGGCTGCTCAACCACCAGATCGCCCGCAGGCCGCGCAGGAACGAGGAGACCTACGAGGTCGACAAGTTCATCGACGCCTACGTCTTCCCCGACGGCGAGCTGGCCCCGGTCGGCTCCACCGCCTCCTTGCTGGAGAACGCCGGGTTCGAGATCCGCGACATGGAGTCGATCCGCGAGCACTACGCCCTTACGCTGCGGCGTTGGGTCACCAACCTGGAGCGGAACTGGACGCAGGCCGTCCGCCTGACCTCGCCCGGCCGTGCCCGTATCTGGCGCCTCTACATGGCCGCCTCCGCGCTGGCCTTCGAGCGCAACAGGATCGGCGTCAACCAGATACTCGCCGTCCGCACCCCGGAATCCGGCGACTCGGGGCTGCCGCTGCGTCCGAGGACCTGGCACAACTGA
- a CDS encoding DUF4287 domain-containing protein, which produces MSQVFSEETHRNLLARIPHCTGREVSDWLRAVDDGPSLLRFEEKVSWLRSEHDLAYGHAKAIVHEYDLRRAARKLV; this is translated from the coding sequence ATGTCCCAAGTCTTCTCCGAGGAGACCCACCGTAATCTGCTCGCCCGCATCCCCCACTGCACCGGCCGCGAAGTCTCCGACTGGCTGCGCGCCGTCGACGACGGCCCCTCCCTCCTGCGTTTCGAGGAGAAGGTGAGCTGGCTCCGTTCCGAGCACGACCTCGCGTACGGACACGCGAAAGCGATCGTCCACGAATACGACCTGAGGCGGGCCGCACGGAAACTCGTGTGA
- a CDS encoding ABC transporter ATP-binding protein — translation MTTFPVADRATAVAARATDLTKVYGHGETQVVALDGVSVDFRQAEFTAIMGPSGSGKSTLMHCVAGLDSFDSGSVRIGDTELGSLKDKQLTRLRRDKIGFIFQAFNLLPTLTGIENITLPMDIAGRKPDKEWLERVITMLGLSGRLSHRPSELSGGQQQRVAVARALASRPEIIFGDEPTGNLDSRSGAEVLGFLRNSVRELGQTVVMVTHDPVAAAYADRVIFLADGRVVDELLRPDADSVLDRMKRFDARGRTS, via the coding sequence GTGACCACGTTTCCCGTCGCCGACCGCGCCACCGCGGTAGCCGCGCGCGCCACTGATCTCACCAAGGTCTACGGACACGGGGAGACCCAGGTCGTGGCGCTCGACGGAGTCTCCGTCGACTTCCGTCAGGCCGAGTTCACCGCGATCATGGGCCCCTCGGGCTCCGGCAAGTCGACGCTGATGCACTGCGTCGCCGGGCTCGACAGCTTCGACAGCGGCTCCGTCCGCATCGGCGACACCGAGCTCGGTTCCCTCAAGGACAAGCAGCTCACCCGGTTGCGCAGGGACAAGATCGGCTTCATCTTCCAGGCGTTCAACCTGCTGCCGACCCTCACCGGCATCGAGAACATCACCCTCCCGATGGACATCGCCGGCCGTAAGCCCGACAAGGAGTGGCTGGAGCGGGTCATCACCATGCTCGGCCTCTCCGGGCGGCTCAGCCACCGGCCCAGCGAACTGTCCGGCGGGCAGCAGCAGCGCGTCGCCGTCGCGCGGGCGCTCGCCTCCCGGCCCGAGATCATCTTCGGTGACGAGCCGACCGGCAACCTCGACTCCCGCTCGGGCGCCGAGGTCCTCGGCTTCCTGCGCAACTCCGTGCGGGAACTGGGCCAGACCGTCGTCATGGTCACCCACGACCCGGTCGCCGCCGCCTACGCGGACCGGGTCATCTTCCTCGCCGACGGCCGCGTCGTCGACGAGCTCCTGCGACCCGACGCCGATTCGGTACTCGACCGGATGAAGCGGTTCGACGCCAGGGGCCGTACGAGCTGA
- a CDS encoding dienelactone hydrolase family protein, protein MTKITTRTVEYPADGLTMIGHLALPAGVDRRPAVLLGPEGTGLSDVERRRADALAELGYVALAFDLHGGRYLGDPEEMLARCMPLLADPDRMRGIGRAALDVLSAEPRTDPDRIAAVGYGTGGAVGLELGRDGVNLRAIGTVNGLTTGRPGESARIRCPVWAGVGSEDPIMPPAQRNAFTAEMQAAGVDWRLTVYGGALHAFHHPPVDHPTVPGVGYHPQHARRAWRDVVDLLAECLPVMEGVRA, encoded by the coding sequence ATGACGAAGATTACGACGCGTACGGTCGAGTACCCGGCGGACGGTTTGACGATGATCGGGCACCTCGCGCTCCCGGCCGGTGTCGACCGCCGGCCCGCGGTGCTGCTCGGACCGGAGGGCACGGGGCTCAGCGACGTCGAGCGCCGCCGGGCCGACGCTCTCGCCGAGCTGGGATATGTGGCGCTGGCCTTCGACCTGCACGGCGGGCGCTATCTGGGTGACCCCGAGGAGATGCTGGCCCGTTGCATGCCCCTGCTCGCCGATCCCGACCGGATGCGGGGGATCGGCCGTGCGGCGCTCGACGTGCTGAGCGCCGAGCCCCGGACCGACCCCGACCGGATCGCCGCCGTCGGCTACGGCACCGGGGGCGCCGTGGGGCTGGAACTCGGGCGCGACGGCGTCAACCTGCGCGCGATCGGGACGGTCAACGGCCTGACCACGGGACGACCGGGCGAGTCGGCGCGCATTCGCTGCCCGGTGTGGGCCGGGGTCGGGTCGGAAGACCCGATCATGCCGCCCGCACAACGCAACGCGTTTACCGCTGAGATGCAGGCCGCGGGCGTCGACTGGCGCCTCACGGTCTATGGCGGAGCCTTGCACGCCTTCCACCACCCGCCGGTCGACCACCCCACGGTCCCCGGAGTCGGCTACCACCCACAGCACGCGCGGCGAGCCTGGCGCGATGTCGTCGACCTGCTCGCCGAGTGCCTGCCTGTGATGGAGGGCGTGAGGGCATGA
- a CDS encoding SGNH/GDSL hydrolase family protein yields the protein MSRARVARRIAAGAAYGGGGIGLLGAAGVGLVLAEVQLAKRTVGTGEMVVPPFADGRYGRSLAGRDEPLRFAMLGDSLAAGQGVYRARLTPAALLASGLAAVAERPVDLRNVAMPGAQSDDLDRQVTLLLSDQEQPPPDVCVVMIGANDVTHRLPLTESVRMLSTAVRRLRTVGAEVVVGTCPDLGTVEPVYQPLRFLARRISRQLAAAQTIGVIEQGGRTVSLGDLLGPEFEANPREMFGPDNYHPSAEGYATAAMAVLPTVCASLGLWPEEERPDLTRHEGFLPVARAAAEAAAEGGTEVTAAAPHAGPRGPWVILKRRRRRRIHTAEHAPDGHQGSGPDGRPGPDGPPASHGEDDGHAPDESGRPAWRARHG from the coding sequence ATGTCGAGGGCGAGGGTGGCACGTCGGATCGCGGCAGGAGCGGCGTACGGCGGTGGTGGGATCGGGCTGCTCGGAGCGGCCGGGGTCGGATTGGTACTCGCGGAGGTGCAACTCGCCAAACGCACCGTCGGCACGGGCGAGATGGTGGTGCCGCCCTTCGCGGACGGGCGGTACGGCAGGTCGCTCGCCGGCCGGGACGAACCACTGAGGTTCGCGATGCTCGGCGACTCACTCGCCGCGGGCCAGGGCGTGTACCGGGCCAGGCTGACCCCGGCGGCGCTGCTCGCCTCGGGTCTCGCGGCGGTCGCGGAGCGCCCGGTGGATCTGCGCAATGTGGCGATGCCGGGCGCGCAGTCAGACGATCTGGACCGCCAGGTGACCCTGCTGCTCTCGGATCAGGAACAGCCGCCACCGGATGTCTGCGTCGTGATGATCGGCGCCAACGACGTCACGCACCGGCTGCCCCTCACCGAGTCGGTGCGGATGCTCTCCACGGCGGTGCGGCGGCTGCGGACGGTCGGCGCGGAGGTGGTCGTCGGCACCTGCCCCGACCTCGGCACCGTCGAACCCGTCTACCAGCCGCTCCGCTTCCTGGCTCGGCGCATCTCACGCCAGCTCGCCGCGGCGCAGACGATCGGGGTGATCGAACAGGGCGGGCGGACGGTGTCCCTGGGTGACCTGCTCGGCCCCGAGTTCGAGGCGAACCCCCGCGAGATGTTCGGCCCCGACAACTACCACCCGTCGGCGGAGGGCTACGCGACGGCGGCGATGGCGGTACTGCCCACGGTCTGCGCCTCCCTGGGCCTGTGGCCGGAGGAGGAGCGTCCCGACCTCACCCGCCACGAGGGGTTCCTGCCGGTGGCCAGGGCGGCGGCGGAGGCCGCGGCCGAGGGCGGTACGGAGGTCACGGCGGCGGCCCCGCACGCGGGCCCGCGCGGCCCCTGGGTCATCCTCAAGCGACGCAGGCGCCGCCGCATCCACACGGCGGAACACGCGCCGGACGGGCACCAAGGGTCGGGGCCGGACGGCCGGCCGGGGCCGGACGGGCCCCCCGCGTCGCACGGGGAGGACGACGGACACGCACCCGACGAGTCGGGGCGCCCGGCGTGGCGGGCACGGCACGGGTAG
- a CDS encoding Bax inhibitor-1/YccA family protein: MRSSNPVFSRRGFSRDNGYAGFNAAPQAGGPAVGTVQGNPYAQAPAGDTYANPYANNPYAQQDLQGAPPQAPAAGRMTMDDVVMRTATTLGVLVVTAALAWALLPVDAANLPKSYGIAIGFGLVAMVLGLVQSFKRKASPALILTYAALEGVFLGVLSNVVDTHVASGAAMQAVIGTIAVFVGVLVAYRAGWIRVNRRFYGFVMAAAMGFLLLMAVNLLFSVFGGGDGLGFRSGGLGIAFGVIGVLLGACFLALDFKQVEDGVRYGAPREEAWMAAFGLTVTLVWIYMEFLRLIAILQGND, translated from the coding sequence ATGAGGAGCAGCAACCCGGTCTTCTCGCGACGGGGGTTCAGCCGCGACAACGGCTACGCGGGGTTCAACGCGGCGCCGCAGGCCGGGGGCCCCGCAGTCGGGACCGTGCAGGGCAACCCGTACGCGCAGGCTCCGGCCGGCGACACGTACGCCAACCCGTACGCGAACAACCCCTATGCGCAGCAGGACCTCCAGGGCGCGCCCCCGCAGGCGCCCGCCGCAGGACGTATGACGATGGACGACGTCGTCATGCGCACGGCCACCACCCTTGGTGTCCTCGTCGTCACGGCCGCGCTCGCCTGGGCGCTGCTGCCGGTCGACGCGGCCAACCTGCCGAAGTCGTACGGCATCGCCATCGGCTTCGGCCTCGTCGCGATGGTGCTCGGCCTCGTCCAGTCGTTCAAGCGCAAGGCCTCGCCCGCGCTGATCCTGACGTACGCGGCGCTCGAAGGTGTCTTCCTCGGCGTCCTGAGCAACGTCGTCGACACGCACGTCGCCAGCGGCGCCGCCATGCAGGCGGTGATCGGCACCATCGCCGTCTTCGTCGGTGTCCTCGTCGCTTACCGGGCGGGCTGGATCCGGGTCAACCGCCGGTTCTACGGCTTCGTGATGGCCGCCGCCATGGGGTTCCTTCTCCTCATGGCCGTCAACCTGCTCTTCTCCGTCTTCGGTGGCGGCGACGGGCTCGGCTTCCGCAGCGGCGGCCTCGGTATCGCCTTCGGTGTCATCGGCGTGCTGCTCGGCGCGTGCTTCCTGGCCCTCGACTTCAAGCAGGTCGAGGACGGTGTCAGGTACGGCGCTCCGCGTGAGGAAGCGTGGATGGCCGCGTTCGGCCTGACGGTCACGCTGGTCTGGATCTACATGGAGTTCCTGCGGCTGATCGCGATCCTTCAGGGCAATGACTGA